In Bacillus cereus ATCC 14579, a single window of DNA contains:
- the spmB gene encoding spore maturation protein SpmB: MSIVNTISLWVIPCVIGFILLYGTIKKVPTYESFVEGGKEGIQIAISILPFMVGMLVSISIFRSSGALDAMISVMKPMLDLIHVPAEIVPLALIRPISGSAGLSITTDLIATYGPDSFIGRLASTMQGSTDTTFYILTVYFGAVGIRKMGDALKVGLFADLIGIICSIVFVSLLFQ, from the coding sequence ATGAGCATTGTAAATACAATTTCCTTATGGGTAATCCCTTGTGTAATTGGTTTTATCCTTTTATATGGCACAATAAAGAAAGTGCCGACGTATGAATCGTTCGTTGAGGGAGGAAAAGAAGGGATTCAAATTGCAATTTCCATCTTACCGTTTATGGTTGGAATGCTTGTGTCTATTTCTATATTCCGGTCTTCAGGTGCGTTAGATGCAATGATATCGGTAATGAAGCCAATGTTAGATTTGATCCATGTTCCAGCAGAAATTGTACCCTTAGCACTTATACGCCCTATTTCAGGCTCTGCTGGTTTAAGTATTACGACCGATTTAATTGCAACATATGGGCCAGATTCGTTTATTGGGAGATTGGCTTCTACGATGCAAGGGAGCACAGATACGACTTTCTATATTTTAACTGTATATTTTGGAGCGGTTGGGATTAGAAAAATGGGGGATGCACTAAAAGTAGGACTTTTTGCAGATTTAATCGGGATTATATGCTCAATTGTGTTCGTTTCTTTATTGTTTCAGTAA
- the mprF gene encoding bifunctional lysylphosphatidylglycerol flippase/synthetase MprF, whose translation MSFSWKRFLQIGKIIFPFVVLTIVFFQAKKELAGISFLEAIDTIKNIPTGGVFLAITLGAFAVSTMFFYDYVMLRYLKADIPVQKIFRISWIANTLNGFIGFGGLVGAGVRTMLYRPYIKENGKLIKSIAWMTTAFINGLAILSFLGLIGILDTRFILHEKPWLWPVLIFFALFVPIYIGFSKLKNRKATQTEEQEEEEKNPTVLYSLVSLVEWVSAGIVMYVILLLFGIEIEFQKFLGVYVIAALAGVVSLVPGGLGSFDLVFLTGLGQYGIDTGVLLPAMLLYRLVYYILPFCLGLIFAAFEMTGVAIKKFEDKPFIAPALETTGVIWTLQRDFLGKLGSWASAALTVFAGLMVILSTILPTSINRAHALHILAPKHLIQFSFSLSLTFGILLLILSRGIYYGTKRSYYMTIVSLIGAAIFNTLKGIDVEETFILLIVLAVLYMLRKRFVREKMEVSLSDIVKVFIFLLVTLYLYKNLGILFAGAKEAFKPDFVVRNITQVKRSALAAAFFVPTFLLIGSLIANRYRNEFPGQPANDKRLQNFLDEHGGNVLSHLGFLGDKQFFFSSDGKALILFSITGKRLIVLGDPIGDPSSYRTVLQEFLAEADRFGYICVFYQIESKWMSLYHDFGYNFFKLGEEAVVDLNTFTITGKKRAGMRATFNRFEREGYTFSIHEPPFSDELYEELRKVSDAWLGGKKEKGFSLGYFDREYISRAPIATLSDADGKIIAFTTFMPVYQNGSLSVDLMRYYPDAPSGIMDAIFIHLFQWAKENEYHSFNIGMAPLSNVGLSTQSFWSERVAAAIFNNVRYTYSFSGLRHFKEKYKPAWSGKYLAFRKNHSLPITMLSVTKLIGKRKNS comes from the coding sequence ATGTCGTTTTCATGGAAACGTTTCTTACAAATCGGGAAAATTATCTTCCCATTTGTTGTATTAACAATTGTATTCTTTCAAGCAAAAAAAGAATTAGCGGGCATTTCTTTTTTAGAAGCGATTGATACAATTAAAAACATTCCAACTGGAGGAGTCTTTTTAGCAATTACACTTGGTGCATTCGCTGTATCAACAATGTTCTTTTATGACTATGTTATGCTTCGTTACTTAAAAGCTGACATTCCTGTCCAAAAGATTTTCCGTATCTCGTGGATTGCTAATACTTTAAATGGATTTATCGGGTTTGGTGGTCTTGTTGGAGCCGGCGTACGCACAATGCTTTATCGTCCATATATAAAAGAAAATGGAAAACTTATTAAAAGTATCGCTTGGATGACAACTGCCTTTATTAATGGATTAGCCATTCTTTCATTTCTTGGTCTTATCGGAATATTAGACACGAGATTTATTTTGCATGAAAAACCATGGCTATGGCCTGTTCTTATCTTCTTCGCTCTTTTCGTCCCTATATATATCGGATTTTCTAAATTAAAAAATAGAAAAGCGACGCAAACAGAGGAACAAGAAGAAGAGGAGAAAAACCCAACTGTTTTATACTCATTAGTTTCATTAGTCGAATGGGTATCTGCTGGTATTGTTATGTACGTCATATTACTATTATTTGGCATTGAAATCGAATTCCAAAAGTTTTTAGGCGTATATGTTATTGCTGCTTTAGCTGGTGTCGTTAGTCTTGTTCCTGGTGGCCTTGGATCATTTGATCTTGTCTTCTTAACTGGGCTTGGGCAATACGGCATCGATACAGGTGTTTTACTCCCTGCTATGTTATTATATCGTCTCGTCTATTACATCTTGCCCTTCTGCCTTGGTCTCATTTTTGCAGCTTTTGAAATGACAGGAGTAGCCATTAAAAAGTTTGAAGATAAACCTTTTATTGCGCCTGCATTAGAGACAACTGGTGTTATATGGACTTTGCAGCGTGACTTTCTAGGAAAGTTAGGTTCTTGGGCATCTGCTGCTTTAACAGTATTTGCTGGCTTAATGGTTATTTTATCAACCATTCTACCGACAAGTATAAATCGGGCACACGCCTTACATATTCTAGCTCCAAAACATCTTATTCAATTTTCTTTTAGCTTATCGCTAACATTCGGTATTCTCCTCCTCATTCTTTCGCGGGGGATATATTACGGAACAAAACGTTCTTATTATATGACGATTGTATCTTTAATTGGAGCGGCTATTTTTAACACACTAAAAGGAATTGATGTTGAAGAAACTTTTATTTTATTAATCGTACTCGCTGTATTGTATATGCTTCGTAAAAGGTTTGTACGTGAGAAAATGGAAGTCTCACTTTCCGATATCGTAAAAGTTTTTATATTCCTACTTGTAACGTTATATTTATATAAAAACTTAGGTATTTTATTTGCAGGTGCAAAAGAAGCTTTCAAACCTGATTTTGTCGTTCGTAATATTACACAAGTAAAACGAAGTGCATTAGCAGCTGCCTTTTTTGTTCCTACTTTTTTACTAATTGGTTCACTCATTGCAAATCGTTATCGAAATGAATTTCCCGGGCAACCAGCTAATGATAAACGATTACAAAACTTCTTAGATGAACATGGTGGAAATGTACTTAGTCATTTAGGTTTTTTAGGAGATAAACAGTTCTTTTTCAGTAGTGATGGAAAAGCACTCATTCTCTTCTCAATAACTGGAAAACGACTTATTGTACTGGGTGATCCAATTGGGGACCCTTCCTCCTATCGTACTGTATTGCAAGAGTTTTTAGCTGAGGCTGATCGATTTGGATACATTTGTGTATTCTATCAAATTGAAAGTAAATGGATGAGTTTATACCACGATTTTGGTTATAACTTCTTTAAGCTTGGTGAAGAAGCTGTTGTTGATTTAAATACCTTTACAATAACAGGAAAGAAACGCGCTGGCATGCGAGCTACTTTCAACCGTTTTGAAAGAGAAGGCTATACATTCTCTATTCATGAGCCACCTTTCTCCGACGAATTATATGAAGAGTTAAGAAAAGTTTCAGATGCATGGCTTGGTGGAAAAAAAGAGAAAGGTTTTTCACTCGGATACTTCGATCGTGAATATATTAGTCGCGCTCCTATCGCAACATTATCTGATGCGGATGGAAAAATTATTGCATTCACAACATTCATGCCTGTATATCAAAACGGATCATTATCTGTCGATTTAATGCGATATTATCCAGATGCGCCTAGCGGCATTATGGACGCAATTTTCATCCACTTATTCCAGTGGGCAAAAGAAAATGAATACCACTCCTTTAATATCGGTATGGCACCACTTTCAAATGTTGGTTTATCCACACAGTCTTTCTGGTCTGAACGAGTGGCTGCTGCAATCTTTAATAACGTTCGTTATACGTATAGTTTCAGCGGATTACGACATTTTAAAGAAAAATATAAACCAGCATGGAGCGGTAAATATTTAGCATTTAGGAAGAATCATTCTTTACCAATTACAATGCTCTCTGTAACAAAATTAATAGGAAAAAGAAAAAACAGCTAA
- the resC gene encoding cytochrome c biogenesis protein ResC, whose amino-acid sequence MVQISSNFLFTAFILYLIATLFFGGAIKEKGHKWANVGITITILGFIAQTVYFVTRWIASGHAPVSNFFEFGTFFGMMLVGAFIVMYFMYRVSIIGLFALPVALLLIAYASMFPREISPLIPSLKSNWLHIHVTTAAAGQAILAISFITGVMYLLKNVDQSTRSKRTFWLETVVFTLVCTVGFIGVTTVFSSMKYEAKFQWIDKTEQQVEMKYNLPALVGPHEGKLLTENKLEPAVEVPAIVNAKKLNTVIWSVLVGTLLYIVLRLVLRKRVSAALQPLVKNTNSDLLDEIGYRSIAIGFPVFTLGALIFAMIWAQIAWTRFWGWDPKEVWALITWLFYAAVLHLRLSKGWHGEKSAWLAVIGFAIIMFNFIVVNLIIAGLHSYA is encoded by the coding sequence ATGGTGCAAATAAGTAGTAACTTTCTCTTTACCGCATTTATTTTATATTTAATTGCCACTCTATTTTTCGGGGGAGCAATTAAAGAAAAGGGTCATAAATGGGCAAATGTAGGAATAACGATTACAATTTTAGGGTTTATTGCACAAACAGTATATTTTGTTACAAGGTGGATTGCATCAGGACATGCGCCAGTTAGTAACTTTTTTGAATTCGGTACATTTTTCGGCATGATGCTTGTAGGAGCATTTATTGTCATGTATTTTATGTACCGTGTAAGCATAATCGGACTATTTGCATTACCAGTTGCGCTTTTATTAATTGCCTATGCAAGTATGTTTCCGAGGGAAATATCTCCGCTTATTCCATCTTTAAAAAGTAATTGGTTACATATTCACGTGACGACGGCAGCAGCAGGACAAGCCATTTTAGCGATTAGTTTTATTACAGGTGTTATGTATTTATTGAAAAATGTAGATCAATCGACGAGAAGTAAACGTACATTTTGGCTAGAGACAGTAGTATTTACACTTGTTTGTACAGTTGGATTTATTGGAGTAACAACGGTATTTTCTAGTATGAAATATGAAGCGAAGTTTCAATGGATTGATAAAACTGAACAACAAGTGGAAATGAAGTACAATCTTCCGGCTTTAGTTGGACCGCACGAAGGGAAGTTACTGACAGAAAATAAATTAGAACCGGCAGTTGAAGTTCCAGCGATTGTAAATGCGAAAAAATTAAATACTGTTATTTGGTCAGTGTTAGTTGGAACATTACTGTATATTGTATTAAGACTTGTTTTACGGAAGCGAGTATCGGCGGCACTTCAGCCGTTAGTAAAGAATACGAATAGTGATTTACTAGATGAAATCGGATATCGATCTATTGCAATTGGATTCCCAGTGTTCACATTAGGTGCATTAATTTTTGCGATGATTTGGGCACAAATAGCGTGGACACGTTTTTGGGGCTGGGATCCAAAAGAGGTTTGGGCACTTATCACTTGGCTCTTTTATGCGGCAGTATTACATTTACGCCTATCAAAAGGATGGCATGGAGAGAAGTCAGCTTGGCTTGCAGTAATTGGTTTTGCAATCATTATGTTTAACTTTATTGTAGTAAACTTAATTATTGCCGGTTTACATTCATATGCATAG
- the resD gene encoding DNA-binding response regulator ResD translates to MENESRILIVDDEDRIRRLLKMYLEREQYTIEEADNGDTALEMALQNDYDLILLDLMMPGKDGIEVCKGVREKKATPIIMLTAKGEEVNRVQGFEVGTDDYIVKPFSPREVVLRVKAVLRRAVPTTFFTQDTTTKDVTVFPHLTIDNDAHRVTADGNEVNLTPKEYELLLFLAKAPDKVFDREQLLKEVWQYEFFGDLRTVDTHVKRLREKLSKKSPDAAKMIVTVWGVGYKFEVVND, encoded by the coding sequence ATGGAAAATGAATCAAGAATTTTAATTGTAGATGATGAGGATCGTATTCGTCGTTTATTGAAAATGTACTTAGAAAGAGAACAATATACGATTGAAGAAGCAGATAATGGTGATACAGCTTTAGAAATGGCGTTGCAAAATGATTACGATTTAATCTTATTAGATCTTATGATGCCTGGTAAAGATGGCATTGAAGTATGTAAAGGGGTTCGTGAGAAGAAAGCGACACCAATTATTATGCTGACAGCAAAAGGTGAAGAAGTAAATAGAGTACAAGGATTTGAAGTTGGAACAGATGATTATATTGTAAAGCCATTTAGTCCACGTGAGGTCGTACTACGTGTGAAAGCGGTATTACGTCGTGCTGTACCAACAACATTCTTTACACAAGATACAACGACAAAAGATGTTACTGTATTCCCGCACTTAACAATTGATAACGATGCACACCGTGTTACTGCAGATGGTAATGAAGTAAACTTAACGCCGAAAGAATATGAGTTACTATTATTTTTAGCGAAAGCTCCTGATAAAGTATTCGATCGTGAGCAACTGTTAAAAGAAGTATGGCAATATGAATTCTTCGGAGATTTACGTACAGTTGATACACATGTAAAGCGTTTACGTGAGAAGTTAAGCAAAAAATCACCAGATGCAGCGAAAATGATCGTTACTGTTTGGGGTGTAGGTTACAAATTTGAGGTTGTGAACGACTGA
- the deoD gene encoding purine-nucleoside phosphorylase: MSVHIEAKQGEIAESILLPGDPLRAKYIAETFLEDVTCYNNVRGMLGFTGTYKGKRVSVQGTGMGVPSISIYVNELIQSYGVKNLIRVGTCGAIQKDVKVRDVIIAMTACTDSNMNRLTFPGFDFAPAANFDLLKKAYDAGTEKGLHVRVGNVLTADVFYRESMDIVKKLGDYGVLAVEMETTALYTLAAKYGVNALSVLTVSDHIFTGEETTSEERQTTFNEMIEIALDAAIQQ; the protein is encoded by the coding sequence ATGAGTGTACATATCGAAGCAAAACAAGGCGAAATCGCTGAATCTATTCTATTACCTGGTGATCCATTACGTGCAAAATATATCGCTGAAACATTTCTAGAGGACGTTACTTGCTATAATAATGTGCGTGGTATGTTAGGTTTCACTGGAACTTATAAAGGAAAACGTGTATCTGTTCAAGGTACAGGTATGGGTGTTCCTTCTATTTCTATTTATGTAAACGAATTAATCCAAAGCTACGGAGTTAAAAATTTAATTCGCGTTGGAACTTGCGGTGCAATTCAAAAAGATGTAAAAGTTCGTGATGTTATTATCGCAATGACGGCTTGTACTGATTCTAATATGAACCGTTTAACATTCCCAGGATTTGATTTTGCACCAGCTGCAAACTTTGACCTTTTAAAGAAAGCTTATGATGCTGGAACTGAAAAAGGATTACACGTTCGTGTCGGTAACGTTTTAACAGCAGATGTGTTTTATCGTGAAAGCATGGACATAGTTAAAAAACTTGGAGATTACGGTGTATTAGCAGTAGAAATGGAAACAACTGCTCTTTACACATTAGCAGCGAAATACGGTGTAAATGCATTATCTGTATTAACAGTTAGCGATCACATCTTCACTGGCGAAGAAACAACATCTGAAGAGCGTCAAACTACATTTAACGAAATGATTGAAATCGCTTTAGATGCAGCAATTCAACAATAA
- the rluB gene encoding 23S rRNA pseudouridine(2605) synthase RluB — protein sequence MERLQKVIAQAGIASRRKAEELIQQGKVKVNGKIVKELGTKVTPQDKVEVNNIPLEKEEPVYFLLYKPTGVISSVSDDKGRSVVTDFFPEITQRLFPIGRLDYDTSGVLLMTNDGDFANVLMHPRYKVEKTYVAKIKGPLTGEKIRMLERGVTLEDGKTAPARVKIISWDKRKEMAIVQLTIHEGRNRQVRRMFEALDCKVVKLKRERYAFLEVGSLRPGDARELTPHEVKQLRALASTKPR from the coding sequence ATGGAACGATTACAAAAAGTGATTGCGCAAGCAGGTATTGCATCGAGAAGAAAGGCTGAGGAATTAATTCAGCAAGGAAAAGTGAAAGTTAATGGAAAAATAGTGAAAGAGTTAGGGACAAAAGTAACTCCTCAAGATAAAGTAGAAGTAAATAATATCCCTCTTGAAAAAGAAGAACCTGTTTATTTTTTACTATATAAACCAACTGGCGTAATTTCAAGTGTATCAGACGATAAAGGAAGAAGTGTTGTAACGGACTTTTTCCCGGAAATTACACAACGTTTATTCCCAATCGGACGATTAGATTATGATACGTCTGGCGTATTATTAATGACAAACGATGGGGACTTCGCAAACGTATTAATGCATCCTAGATATAAAGTTGAAAAAACATATGTTGCAAAAATAAAAGGGCCATTAACAGGTGAGAAAATTCGCATGTTAGAACGCGGTGTTACGTTAGAAGACGGTAAAACAGCACCAGCACGTGTGAAAATTATTTCTTGGGACAAGCGTAAAGAGATGGCTATTGTACAATTAACAATTCATGAAGGACGTAATCGTCAAGTACGTCGTATGTTTGAAGCGTTAGACTGTAAAGTAGTGAAATTAAAACGTGAACGTTATGCTTTCTTAGAAGTAGGAAGCCTGCGACCTGGTGATGCGAGAGAATTGACACCACATGAGGTGAAACAATTACGCGCGCTTGCTTCTACAAAGCCAAGATAA
- the resA gene encoding thiol-disulfide oxidoreductase ResA translates to MKKNRLLFRVIILLILCGAVGFTLYQGFFANKEKMQIGKEAPNFIVTDLEGKKIELKDLKGKGVFLNFWGTWCKPCEKEMPYMNELYPKYKEKGVEIIALDADETDIAVKNFVNQYGLKFPVAIDKGQKIIGTYGVGPLPTSFLIDKDGKVVEQIIGEQTKEQLEGYLKKITP, encoded by the coding sequence ATGAAGAAAAATCGCTTATTATTTCGCGTTATTATTCTACTCATTTTATGTGGTGCTGTAGGATTTACCCTTTATCAAGGATTCTTTGCTAATAAAGAGAAAATGCAAATCGGAAAAGAAGCACCTAACTTTATTGTGACGGATTTAGAAGGAAAGAAAATTGAACTAAAAGATTTAAAGGGAAAAGGTGTATTTTTAAACTTTTGGGGCACGTGGTGTAAACCTTGTGAAAAAGAAATGCCTTATATGAATGAATTATATCCAAAGTATAAAGAAAAAGGCGTTGAAATCATAGCGTTAGATGCAGATGAAACGGATATTGCAGTAAAGAACTTTGTGAACCAATATGGTTTGAAATTCCCAGTTGCCATTGATAAAGGACAAAAGATTATAGGAACATATGGAGTAGGTCCTTTACCGACAAGCTTTTTGATTGATAAAGATGGAAAAGTAGTGGAGCAAATTATAGGGGAACAAACGAAAGAACAGTTAGAAGGGTATTTAAAGAAAATTACTCCGTAA
- a CDS encoding superoxide dismutase — protein MNQQGVFTDYFHEVENWCESVLHVLDSRAMEVYDVHMLAYKIQTLLERMKEHEYETDAEFMYEISDDVEHIQHHLQEVFMQEEEEYELYERGDSERAVPIGGHTLPPLPFPYNALDPYISKEIMMLHHDKHHRSYVEGLNKAEKMMEEARKTNKFDLIKHWEREAAFHGSGHYLHTIFWNNMKKDGGGSPRGTFSQQIEQDFGSFLRFQKHFTEAASKVEGSGWAILVWVPRSGRLEILQSTLHQLFTQWDTIPLLVLDVWEHAYYLQYQNRKDEYIKNWWNVVNWPDVEKRFETAKQIEWTPY, from the coding sequence ATGAATCAGCAAGGTGTATTTACAGATTACTTTCATGAAGTAGAAAATTGGTGTGAAAGTGTTCTTCACGTATTAGATAGTCGCGCAATGGAAGTGTATGATGTCCATATGCTTGCTTATAAAATTCAGACGTTATTAGAGCGTATGAAAGAGCATGAGTATGAAACAGATGCAGAGTTTATGTATGAAATAAGCGATGATGTAGAACATATTCAGCATCACTTGCAGGAAGTATTTATGCAAGAAGAAGAGGAATATGAATTATATGAAAGAGGGGATAGTGAACGAGCTGTCCCAATTGGAGGACATACACTCCCGCCATTACCTTTTCCATATAATGCGTTAGATCCGTATATTTCTAAAGAAATTATGATGTTACATCATGATAAACATCATCGGAGTTACGTGGAAGGATTAAATAAAGCAGAGAAGATGATGGAAGAAGCGAGAAAAACAAATAAATTTGATTTAATTAAGCATTGGGAAAGGGAAGCGGCTTTTCATGGGTCAGGTCATTACTTACACACGATATTTTGGAATAACATGAAAAAAGACGGTGGTGGAAGTCCAAGAGGAACTTTTTCACAACAAATTGAACAAGATTTTGGGAGCTTTTTACGTTTCCAAAAACATTTTACAGAAGCAGCCTCTAAAGTAGAAGGTTCAGGCTGGGCAATTCTCGTTTGGGTACCCCGGTCTGGAAGGTTAGAAATTTTGCAAAGTACACTTCATCAATTATTTACACAATGGGATACGATACCGCTCCTTGTACTAGATGTCTGGGAACATGCGTATTATTTACAATACCAAAATCGAAAAGATGAATATATTAAAAACTGGTGGAATGTTGTAAATTGGCCTGATGTAGAAAAAAGGTTTGAAACTGCGAAACAAATTGAATGGACACCATATTAG
- a CDS encoding YpuI family protein produces MSNFMVENQTEQVSIFLEDAINLITNYVNYHTLPSLLEETPAGNERYYKGLLASMRRLLVFCEEGQDACFVLLNSQPFRKTAAEKILYKIYHQVIAEFFSPKSDHWYENSRSAYTGKNSIVFQQTPPASLEQVMKSLEGKFQLMREELEYYETDYQTKMLHKY; encoded by the coding sequence ATGTCTAATTTTATGGTTGAAAATCAAACAGAACAAGTTTCTATATTTTTAGAAGATGCTATTAATTTAATAACCAATTATGTAAATTATCATACGTTACCTTCTTTATTAGAGGAAACACCAGCAGGGAATGAGCGATATTATAAAGGGTTATTAGCATCAATGAGACGACTTCTCGTTTTTTGCGAAGAAGGACAGGATGCATGTTTTGTTTTGTTGAATAGCCAGCCATTTCGAAAAACAGCAGCTGAAAAAATTTTATATAAGATTTACCATCAAGTAATTGCAGAGTTTTTTTCACCGAAGAGTGATCATTGGTATGAAAATAGTCGGTCTGCATATACAGGGAAAAATTCTATCGTTTTTCAACAAACACCACCTGCATCTTTAGAGCAAGTGATGAAGAGTTTAGAAGGTAAATTTCAATTGATGCGTGAAGAACTAGAATATTATGAGACGGATTATCAGACAAAGATGTTACACAAATATTGA
- the dacB gene encoding D-alanyl-D-alanine carboxypeptidase DacB yields MRRICVIITLLMMYASVMPIPTYAKMNSNVSARNAVLMEQQSGRVLYGKAEHEPQKIASITKIMTALLAAESGKMKEMVSVSNEAVRVEGSAIYLKPGQKVKLEDLVYGLMLRSGNDAAQVIAESVGGSIDGFVYLMNQKAKEIGMKDTHFSNPHGLDGDGSHYSSAYDMALLTKYAMGNETFKKIFGTKTYKSDSWDYPWKNKHKLVTSYYEFATGGKTGFTKKAGRTLVTTASKGGLDLIVVTLSASSDWDDHMNLFDKGFDRFKQTKVLGQGAIAEINEKKYANHVYTKNSFSVPLTEEEKKNVVLKVELDKSTKLTDGVKVGKTDIYVGNEKVGERNLFYSKRKLVATTGLYWNNVKEIFSYMIGVGNDG; encoded by the coding sequence ATGAGACGAATTTGTGTAATCATTACGCTTCTTATGATGTATGCAAGCGTTATGCCGATTCCTACATATGCAAAGATGAACAGCAATGTTAGTGCTCGAAATGCTGTATTAATGGAGCAACAGTCTGGTCGTGTATTATACGGAAAGGCAGAACATGAGCCTCAAAAAATTGCTAGTATAACAAAAATTATGACCGCCTTATTAGCTGCTGAATCAGGGAAGATGAAAGAAATGGTATCAGTTAGTAATGAAGCGGTGAGGGTGGAAGGATCGGCAATCTATTTAAAGCCTGGACAAAAAGTGAAGTTAGAAGATTTAGTATACGGACTCATGCTTAGATCTGGTAATGACGCAGCGCAAGTAATTGCTGAAAGTGTGGGTGGGAGTATAGATGGATTCGTATATTTAATGAATCAAAAAGCGAAAGAAATTGGAATGAAAGATACGCACTTCTCAAACCCTCATGGCTTAGATGGAGATGGATCACATTATTCGTCGGCTTACGATATGGCATTATTAACGAAATATGCAATGGGAAACGAGACATTTAAGAAAATCTTTGGAACCAAAACATATAAATCAGATTCTTGGGATTACCCGTGGAAAAATAAACATAAGCTGGTAACGTCTTATTATGAATTTGCAACAGGGGGAAAAACAGGCTTTACGAAGAAAGCTGGGCGAACGCTTGTTACAACGGCATCAAAAGGTGGACTAGATTTAATTGTCGTAACTTTGAGTGCCTCTAGTGATTGGGATGATCATATGAATTTGTTTGATAAAGGTTTTGACCGTTTCAAACAAACGAAAGTTTTAGGACAAGGAGCAATTGCTGAAATAAATGAAAAGAAGTATGCCAACCATGTTTATACGAAAAATAGTTTTTCGGTACCGTTAACTGAAGAAGAAAAAAAGAACGTAGTATTAAAAGTTGAACTCGATAAAAGTACAAAACTTACGGATGGAGTAAAGGTTGGAAAGACAGACATTTATGTTGGTAATGAAAAAGTTGGAGAACGGAATTTATTTTATAGTAAACGAAAGTTAGTAGCTACAACGGGACTTTACTGGAATAATGTGAAAGAAATTTTTTCTTACATGATAGGTGTTGGGAACGATGGTTAA
- the spmA gene encoding spore maturation protein SpmA, giving the protein MVNLVWVAMAVIGIVYAMINGTMEEVNKAVFDGAKDAVTICIGLISVLVFWLGLMKIAEEAGLLKKLVTLFMPIVKRLFPEIPKDHPSMGFILSNMMANFFGLGNAATPLGIKAMEQLKELNGGKDSASRSMVTFLALNTSAITLIPTTVISIRMTYESANPTEIVGVTFIAQVLSMIGAIWIDRYFYRRRSRKGRKK; this is encoded by the coding sequence ATGGTTAATCTCGTATGGGTAGCGATGGCTGTCATTGGGATTGTATACGCCATGATAAATGGAACGATGGAAGAAGTGAATAAAGCTGTATTTGACGGAGCAAAAGATGCGGTAACGATTTGTATAGGACTTATTAGTGTTTTAGTATTTTGGCTCGGTTTAATGAAAATTGCAGAGGAAGCCGGATTGTTAAAAAAATTAGTTACACTTTTTATGCCGATAGTAAAAAGGTTGTTTCCAGAAATACCAAAGGATCATCCGTCTATGGGATTTATTCTATCAAATATGATGGCAAACTTTTTTGGTCTAGGTAATGCAGCGACCCCTCTTGGTATTAAAGCGATGGAACAACTGAAAGAGTTAAATGGAGGAAAGGATTCGGCGAGCCGTTCTATGGTGACGTTTCTAGCATTAAATACATCAGCTATTACATTAATTCCTACGACAGTCATTTCCATTCGAATGACGTATGAATCAGCGAATCCTACTGAAATTGTTGGGGTAACATTTATTGCACAAGTACTTTCAATGATTGGAGCAATTTGGATTGACCGCTATTTTTACCGAAGAAGGAGTAGAAAGGGGCGGAAAAAATGA